A single region of the Acidimicrobiales bacterium genome encodes:
- a CDS encoding glycosyltransferase — MPSRPPVIMITPAHNEADHIGALVASVAAQTLQPEVWFVVDDASTDTTTETARTAAAACGIDQFVLVRREREDGRSFGAKARAVAAGWDVAREHPGDIVAIVDADVVLPDDYLETVAARFAADPTLGVTGGVYAHPVGSRVLLEVPPIHHVPGPTQTFRREVWEAIGGYRTLPNGGIDTAANIDARRAGWSTRCIPELVVQHSRRMGTGGGVRPVVAEFRKGRQDHDLANHPLFELGKLARRTVKPPYVVGALARLMGYGWAGLRRQRPVSDAFAAFVRAEQSARIRGYVTGGR, encoded by the coding sequence ATGCCCAGCCGCCCGCCCGTGATCATGATCACACCGGCGCACAACGAAGCCGATCACATCGGTGCACTGGTGGCTTCGGTGGCCGCGCAGACGCTACAACCCGAGGTGTGGTTCGTCGTCGACGACGCGTCCACCGACACGACCACCGAAACCGCCCGAACTGCTGCCGCCGCGTGCGGTATCGATCAATTCGTGCTCGTACGACGAGAACGCGAGGACGGCCGATCGTTCGGCGCCAAGGCGCGGGCGGTCGCCGCTGGATGGGACGTCGCACGCGAGCACCCTGGCGACATCGTGGCCATCGTCGACGCCGACGTCGTGTTGCCGGACGACTATCTCGAGACCGTCGCCGCCAGATTCGCGGCAGACCCGACACTCGGGGTGACGGGTGGCGTCTACGCCCATCCCGTTGGCTCCCGGGTCCTGCTCGAAGTCCCACCGATACATCACGTACCCGGTCCGACGCAGACGTTCCGGCGCGAGGTCTGGGAGGCGATCGGCGGATACCGGACGCTCCCCAACGGCGGCATCGACACGGCAGCCAACATCGATGCTCGCAGGGCCGGATGGTCGACCCGCTGCATCCCCGAGCTGGTCGTGCAGCATTCGCGACGAATGGGCACCGGCGGCGGCGTCCGGCCCGTGGTCGCCGAGTTCCGGAAAGGACGCCAGGACCACGACCTGGCGAACCACCCGCTCTTCGAGCTCGGCAAACTCGCGCGACGAACAGTCAAACCGCCCTACGTCGTGGGGGCGCTCGCCCGCCTGATGGGGTACGGGTGGGCCGGATTGCGGCGTCAACGACCGGTCTCCGATGCATTCGCGGCGTTCGTGCGCGCCGAACAATCGGCGCGCATCCGCGGCTACGTCACGGGCGGACGATGA
- a CDS encoding glycosyltransferase, with translation MSGPAPSPLRVLAWPGSRSQNPYTELLYAAVGAAARADGRTFEVVEFRPHRAWRERADVVHVHWPELCVEASSTPKALVKTAVVLFGLRVLTARGAALVWTRHNSSGHDQPHPRIERFLRRRFEAMVDGVIDLTDADSAPPNGAVCRVVIRHGDYAAALPLRDREEARRERGLEPENTLLASVGTIRPYKEVPMLVRAFAEATPRLPDARLLVAGRPASAELGREVATAAGRAPVALELGWLDDDAMAGALAAADVVVLSYRRLENSGVALLALTAGRPVAATDGPAVRDLLDLVGDEWVRPLAHPVGAASLVDLVQWARRPRTGRPDLSAFSWPEIGRRTLQFYDEVRCN, from the coding sequence GTGTCCGGCCCCGCTCCTTCGCCGCTTCGGGTCCTCGCGTGGCCTGGCTCCCGTTCACAGAACCCCTACACCGAACTGCTGTACGCCGCCGTCGGTGCGGCTGCCCGAGCCGACGGGCGCACGTTCGAGGTCGTGGAGTTCCGTCCCCACCGGGCTTGGCGGGAGCGGGCCGACGTCGTACACGTGCACTGGCCGGAGCTGTGTGTCGAGGCATCGTCGACCCCGAAGGCGCTCGTGAAGACCGCCGTTGTCCTGTTCGGGTTGCGGGTTCTCACCGCACGCGGCGCAGCGCTGGTGTGGACTCGCCACAACTCGTCCGGCCACGACCAGCCGCACCCCCGGATCGAGCGGTTCCTCCGTCGGCGATTCGAGGCGATGGTCGACGGGGTCATCGATCTCACCGACGCCGACTCTGCGCCGCCGAACGGGGCCGTGTGTCGAGTAGTGATCCGCCACGGAGACTACGCAGCCGCCTTGCCGCTTCGAGATCGTGAAGAGGCTCGGCGGGAGCGTGGACTCGAACCCGAGAACACGCTGCTCGCATCGGTCGGCACCATTCGCCCGTACAAAGAGGTGCCGATGCTCGTGAGAGCTTTCGCCGAGGCGACGCCGCGCCTTCCCGATGCCCGTCTCCTCGTCGCCGGTCGGCCGGCATCCGCGGAGCTCGGCCGCGAGGTCGCGACCGCTGCCGGGCGTGCGCCCGTGGCGCTGGAGCTCGGATGGCTCGACGACGATGCAATGGCCGGGGCGCTCGCCGCCGCCGATGTCGTCGTGCTGAGCTACCGGCGTCTCGAGAACAGCGGTGTCGCGCTGCTCGCCCTGACCGCCGGACGCCCGGTCGCGGCAACCGATGGCCCTGCAGTGCGGGATCTGCTCGACCTCGTCGGCGACGAATGGGTTCGTCCGCTCGCTCACCCCGTCGGTGCCGCGTCCCTGGTCGATCTCGTCCAGTGGGCTCGCCGGCCTCGCACCGGGAGGCCTGATCTCTCGGCCTTCTCGTGGCCCGAGATCGGTCGACGCACGTTGCAGTTCTACGACGAGGTGCGATGCAACTAG
- a CDS encoding SDR family oxidoreductase: protein MNSPRPTALVTGASRGLGKAIAISLAGAGYDVAITARTLVDGERRLEDDEAIVVPGGLDTTAAAIEAAGGRAVPLFMDLLDRSTVIRAVHDALAELGRIDVVVNNAIYQGPGAMVEFLELDDDQLGKLFEGNLFAQIALLHELLPVMIAAGGGTVVNMISATAYVTPRSRIGKGGWGMGYAMTKAAFARVAPLLEVEHREDGIRAFSVDPGHVPTERQVAAGRATQYENDYAAGTPQAIGAAVAWLCTSDEAEEHRGRVVLAQEITQEHGLV, encoded by the coding sequence GTGAACTCCCCGCGTCCCACTGCTCTCGTCACCGGCGCCAGTCGGGGGCTGGGCAAGGCCATTGCGATCTCACTGGCCGGCGCCGGCTACGACGTGGCCATCACCGCCCGCACGCTCGTCGACGGCGAGCGCCGGCTCGAGGACGACGAGGCGATCGTCGTCCCCGGAGGACTCGACACCACGGCGGCGGCGATCGAGGCTGCCGGCGGTCGGGCGGTGCCGCTCTTCATGGACCTGCTCGACCGGTCCACGGTCATCAGGGCGGTGCACGACGCGCTCGCCGAACTCGGACGCATCGACGTGGTCGTCAACAACGCCATCTACCAGGGACCCGGCGCGATGGTGGAGTTCCTCGAACTCGACGACGACCAGCTGGGCAAGCTCTTCGAGGGCAACCTGTTCGCCCAGATCGCGCTGCTCCACGAGCTGCTGCCCGTGATGATCGCGGCCGGCGGTGGCACGGTCGTCAACATGATCTCCGCGACCGCCTATGTCACCCCCAGGAGCCGCATCGGGAAGGGTGGGTGGGGTATGGGCTACGCGATGACCAAAGCCGCGTTCGCTCGGGTGGCACCCCTGCTCGAGGTCGAACACCGCGAGGACGGCATCCGAGCGTTCAGCGTGGATCCCGGGCACGTGCCGACCGAACGCCAGGTGGCGGCGGGTCGGGCCACGCAGTACGAGAACGACTACGCCGCCGGCACGCCGCAGGCCATCGGTGCGGCCGTCGCCTGGCTCTGCACGAGCGACGAGGCGGAGGAGCATCGGGGTCGGGTGGTGCTCGCCCAGGAGATCACGCAGGAACACGGGCTGGTCTGA
- a CDS encoding serine hydrolase domain-containing protein gives MTIIHGHCDPAFTGVQQGFAENFAEGDLGASCAVIHAGELVVDLWGGHRDVAATEPWQRDTIVNVWSTTKMMAALCVLMLHDRGELSVDDPVADHWPAFGANGKQGVRIRHLLSHTAGLPGYDDPVDEEEMFDTAECLTRLAAQTPWWEPGTASGYHASTQGPLLGEVVRRVDGRPLGTFFREEIAGPLGADFHIGTPDEEFGRIAEMRTDEMREGVGGGTGMAARASRGEPSHLPWVNTDRWRRFEQPAGNGHGNARSVATIVSCLSRGGVVDGHRLLSPATIERCFDVQADGTDLILDLPTKFGIGFGLPSEGMPLGINDRTLFWAGWGGSMAVVDVENDLTVVYVMNRMLEGDVGGMRAARVVFAAHAAGSAMRGS, from the coding sequence ATGACCATCATCCACGGACACTGTGATCCGGCTTTCACCGGCGTGCAGCAGGGCTTCGCGGAGAACTTCGCCGAGGGCGATCTCGGCGCCTCGTGCGCCGTGATCCATGCGGGTGAACTGGTGGTGGACCTCTGGGGTGGGCACCGCGACGTCGCCGCCACCGAACCGTGGCAACGCGACACGATCGTCAACGTGTGGTCGACCACCAAGATGATGGCCGCGCTGTGTGTGCTGATGCTCCACGACCGCGGCGAGTTGTCGGTCGACGATCCGGTGGCCGACCACTGGCCGGCGTTCGGTGCGAACGGCAAGCAGGGCGTGCGCATCCGGCACCTGCTGAGTCATACGGCCGGTCTTCCCGGTTACGACGACCCGGTCGACGAGGAGGAGATGTTCGACACCGCCGAGTGTCTGACCCGCCTCGCTGCCCAGACACCCTGGTGGGAGCCCGGTACCGCCTCCGGCTATCACGCGTCGACCCAGGGCCCGCTGCTCGGGGAGGTCGTGCGTCGGGTCGACGGTCGCCCGTTGGGGACGTTCTTTCGGGAGGAGATCGCCGGGCCGCTCGGCGCCGACTTCCACATCGGCACACCCGACGAGGAGTTCGGACGCATCGCCGAGATGCGAACCGACGAGATGCGTGAAGGGGTGGGCGGCGGGACGGGAATGGCCGCCCGGGCGTCACGGGGCGAGCCGTCCCATCTCCCATGGGTCAACACCGACCGGTGGCGCCGGTTCGAGCAACCCGCCGGCAACGGCCATGGCAACGCGCGCTCGGTCGCGACGATCGTCTCGTGTCTTTCGCGCGGCGGCGTCGTCGATGGTCACCGGCTGCTCTCGCCGGCGACGATCGAACGTTGTTTCGATGTGCAGGCCGACGGCACCGATCTGATCCTCGACCTCCCGACGAAGTTCGGCATCGGGTTCGGCCTGCCCTCCGAGGGAATGCCGCTCGGCATCAACGACCGAACCCTCTTCTGGGCCGGTTGGGGCGGTTCGATGGCGGTTGTCGACGTCGAGAACGACCTCACCGTCGTCTACGTGATGAACCGGATGCTCGAGGGTGACGTCGGCGGCATGCGAGCGGCCCGGGTGGTCTTCGCCGCACACGCCGCAGGGTCGGCCATGCGCGGCAGCTGA
- a CDS encoding limonene-1,2-epoxide hydrolase family protein, with product MTLENRAVVQSLADAWAAQDIELIMSHFTDDIVYHNMPMEPAEGTDAVRATIEGFLAMADSIHFETLNEVSDGDVVLNERVDTFVIGGNPTPVRVMGTFELRDGKIARWRDYFDMAGFTGG from the coding sequence ATGACGTTGGAGAACCGTGCGGTCGTGCAGTCGCTCGCAGATGCCTGGGCGGCCCAGGACATCGAGCTGATCATGAGTCACTTCACCGACGACATCGTGTACCACAACATGCCGATGGAACCGGCGGAGGGCACCGATGCCGTGCGGGCCACCATCGAGGGCTTCCTCGCCATGGCGGACTCGATCCACTTCGAGACACTCAACGAGGTGTCCGACGGTGACGTCGTGCTCAACGAGCGGGTCGACACCTTCGTGATCGGCGGCAATCCGACGCCGGTCAGGGTGATGGGCACGTTCGAGCTGCGCGACGGCAAGATCGCCCGCTGGCGCGACTACTTCGACATGGCCGGTTTCACGGGCGGCTGA
- a CDS encoding pyridoxal-phosphate dependent enzyme, translating to MTGFPIASVHEAAARLEGVAHRTPVLTSTTLDARVGARVWMKAECFQRTGSFKFRGAYNAVASLSDTARVGGVVTYSSGNHGQALALAGSLLGAAVTVVMPDDAPAAKRAAVEGYGARVVAYDRYGASREEIGARIVQDTGAILIPPFDHDDVMAGQGTATLELLDVAANIDTLVVPVGGGGLIAGSATAAKHVGGIRVVGVEPETGNDAQRSLAAGSIVTIDTPRTIADGQQTTSVSERTFAVMRERVDEIVTVTDAEIRDAMVFAFERLNVVLEPSGASALAAVMAGAVGPAERVGVILSGGNIGAAGFAAIVGD from the coding sequence GTGACGGGCTTCCCCATCGCCAGTGTCCACGAGGCCGCCGCGCGCCTCGAGGGTGTCGCCCATCGCACCCCGGTGCTGACCAGCACCACGCTCGACGCACGAGTGGGTGCCCGGGTCTGGATGAAGGCCGAGTGCTTCCAGCGAACAGGCTCGTTCAAGTTCCGAGGGGCGTACAACGCCGTGGCGTCGCTGTCCGATACCGCGCGGGTCGGTGGAGTGGTCACCTACAGCTCCGGCAACCACGGTCAGGCGCTCGCGCTCGCCGGCTCGCTCCTGGGCGCAGCGGTCACCGTCGTGATGCCCGACGACGCACCGGCGGCGAAGCGGGCGGCCGTCGAGGGCTATGGCGCACGTGTGGTCGCCTACGACCGCTACGGGGCGAGCCGAGAGGAGATCGGCGCCCGGATCGTGCAGGACACCGGCGCGATCCTGATCCCGCCGTTCGATCACGACGACGTGATGGCGGGTCAGGGCACCGCCACACTCGAGTTGCTCGACGTCGCGGCGAACATCGACACGCTGGTGGTGCCGGTGGGCGGTGGCGGCCTCATCGCCGGCAGTGCGACCGCAGCGAAGCACGTCGGAGGGATCCGCGTCGTGGGCGTCGAGCCGGAGACCGGCAACGACGCGCAACGGTCGCTTGCCGCGGGAAGCATCGTCACGATCGACACGCCGCGAACGATCGCCGACGGCCAACAGACCACGTCGGTGAGCGAGCGGACGTTCGCGGTCATGCGCGAACGGGTCGACGAGATCGTCACCGTGACCGACGCCGAGATCCGCGACGCGATGGTGTTCGCGTTCGAGCGTCTCAATGTCGTGCTCGAGCCGAGCGGCGCATCCGCGCTCGCCGCGGTCATGGCGGGCGCGGTCGGACCCGCCGAACGTGTCGGCGTGATCCTGTCCGGCGGCAACATCGGCGCCGCCGGGTTCGCGGCGATCGTCGGGGACTAG
- a CDS encoding amidohydrolase family protein, with product MTIISIGGRLTMLDVIIKGGTVVDGTGAAGIQADIGVRDGRIVAIGNVTEDAAETIDATGLTVCPGFVDPHTHYDAQLFWDPHSTPSNFFGVTSMIAGNCGFTLAPLGDEADGEYLKRMMVKVEGMALEALEQGVPWNWHSFGEYLDRVDENGTAINVGFLVGHCALRRVVMKDDAVGKEATTEQVAAMRQMLKESIEAGGIGFSTGRSFTHNDWDGNPVPSRWAAEEEVLELCRETARHDGTTLEWVADGCLNGFNDDEVELMTKMSVEGNRPLNWNVLTIDSARPEAYLNQIQACEKANEAGARVVALTMPILVGMNMSLGSFCALHQLPEWKTIFGLDYPERIEKLRDPEVITWLENQSALPEAGVFSRLTGWDNYLVGDTYSDANEGLKGRRLGDIARERGKRAFHTMVEISIEDDLRTVWWPLPTDDDPESWRLRAEAWEHDAVMIGGSDAGAHLDRMAGATYTTAWLDDCLRGRRLTTMENAIRHITDVPARLFGLRDRGRLAEGYFADIVIFDPDEIGATEVELVFDLPGDSKRLYAEATGIKRVLVNGVTTVVDGTVTDALPGKVMRSGVDTDTVVAS from the coding sequence ATGACGATCATCTCGATCGGAGGACGGCTCACAATGCTCGACGTGATCATCAAGGGTGGCACCGTTGTCGACGGCACCGGCGCTGCCGGAATCCAGGCGGACATCGGCGTCCGTGACGGCCGCATCGTGGCCATCGGCAACGTCACCGAGGACGCGGCGGAGACGATCGACGCCACCGGCCTCACGGTGTGCCCGGGGTTCGTCGACCCCCACACCCACTACGACGCCCAACTCTTCTGGGATCCGCATTCCACACCGTCGAACTTCTTCGGGGTCACCTCGATGATCGCCGGCAACTGTGGCTTCACGCTCGCCCCGCTCGGCGACGAAGCCGACGGCGAGTACCTCAAGCGCATGATGGTGAAGGTCGAGGGCATGGCCCTCGAGGCGCTCGAACAGGGCGTGCCGTGGAACTGGCACTCCTTCGGGGAGTACCTCGACCGCGTCGATGAGAACGGCACCGCCATCAATGTCGGATTCCTGGTCGGTCACTGCGCGCTGCGCCGAGTCGTGATGAAAGACGATGCCGTGGGCAAGGAAGCGACCACCGAGCAGGTCGCCGCGATGCGCCAGATGCTGAAGGAGTCGATCGAGGCCGGCGGCATCGGCTTCTCGACCGGACGTTCGTTCACCCACAACGACTGGGACGGCAACCCCGTGCCGAGCCGGTGGGCCGCCGAGGAGGAGGTGCTCGAGCTCTGCCGCGAGACCGCCCGACACGACGGCACCACCCTCGAGTGGGTCGCCGACGGCTGTCTCAACGGGTTCAACGACGACGAGGTCGAGTTGATGACCAAGATGTCGGTCGAGGGCAACCGGCCGCTCAACTGGAACGTCCTGACGATCGATTCCGCCCGGCCCGAGGCCTACCTCAACCAGATCCAGGCCTGCGAGAAGGCGAACGAGGCGGGCGCACGGGTGGTCGCACTGACGATGCCGATCCTGGTCGGCATGAACATGAGCCTCGGCTCGTTCTGCGCCCTGCACCAGCTGCCCGAGTGGAAGACGATCTTCGGTCTCGACTACCCCGAGCGCATCGAGAAGCTGCGTGACCCCGAGGTCATCACCTGGCTCGAGAACCAGTCGGCCCTGCCCGAGGCGGGCGTGTTCAGTCGTCTCACCGGGTGGGACAACTATCTGGTGGGCGACACCTACAGCGATGCCAACGAGGGCCTCAAGGGTCGCCGACTCGGCGACATCGCCCGCGAGCGCGGCAAGCGCGCGTTCCACACCATGGTCGAGATCTCGATCGAGGACGACCTTCGCACCGTGTGGTGGCCGCTGCCCACCGACGACGATCCCGAGAGCTGGCGTCTGCGGGCCGAAGCCTGGGAGCACGACGCGGTCATGATCGGCGGCTCCGATGCCGGCGCGCACCTCGACCGCATGGCCGGCGCCACCTACACCACCGCCTGGCTCGACGACTGCCTACGGGGCCGCAGGCTGACCACCATGGAGAACGCGATCCGCCACATCACCGACGTGCCGGCCCGCCTCTTCGGCCTGCGTGATCGTGGCCGTCTCGCCGAGGGGTACTTCGCCGACATCGTCATCTTCGACCCCGACGAGATCGGTGCCACCGAGGTCGAACTCGTCTTCGACCTTCCCGGCGACAGCAAGCGCCTCTACGCCGAGGCCACCGGCATCAAGCGCGTGCTCGTCAACGGGGTCACGACCGTCGTCGACGGCACCGTCACCGATGCCCTCCCCGGCAAGGTGATGCGCTCGGGTGTCGACACCGACACCGTGGTCGCTTCCTAG
- a CDS encoding glycoside hydrolase family 3 N-terminal domain-containing protein, translated as MSERIEQLLADMTTEEKVATVTGSDMWHTRANDRLGIPKMKVTDGPNGARGDGLMGTGAMTACIPSGAALGATWDPALVERLGEVLGDEARAKKAHVLLAPTINLHRSPKGGRNFECYSEDPVLTGRLATAFVEGVQSKGVATTPKHFVGNDSEFERNSIDTQVDERTLREVYLVPFEHAVKDGGAWGVMSAYNRLNGTFCSESEWLLTSVLRDDWGFDGFVVTDWFAARSTVAMADAGLSLEMPGEGKFYGPALLAAIEAGEVATAALDRITLDVLRAMERTGALDGDGDFTEETLDRAEDRAVIRAAAAAGSVLLRNDGILPLDGGSLTKIAMIGPNAFSAKVMGGGSAKVNSYRATSPFDALAERLPGVEVNWEKGSDIDRTTPPLGRPLVDGKVSFAYHDGQDLEGDPVVTLQRSTLEMLAFGPPAEGVSAESFSVRASCTVVPAVDGLHEFRLVQCGRARVLVDGEVVIDATQGDVPSGTAYFGFGSAEIPGPLELRAGVPVEVVVEFSNRDAVLLGGFTVGVVTLVEEDLLGRAETLAATSDIAIVVVGTNDDWETEGRDRDLWELPGDQPELIRRVCAANPRTIVVVNVGAPHDMSWLDAPAAVLSVGFGGQELGDAVVDMLLGDVEPSGRAPTTIGARYEHFAAYPNYPGENSVVRYGEGLFVGHRFHDVMDIEPAVAFGSGLGYTSFSIGAPRGATHAAPGDTITVAVDVTNTGDRSGSEVVQVYVEPIDPSVLRPVRELKAFRKITLEPGATETVTLELDPRAFAYYDVGDQEWESLQAGMPVPAHGDTRHRQTAGWYVDPGRYRIVVGRSSREFAGDLLVTLDGEEAFLDR; from the coding sequence ATGAGTGAGCGCATCGAACAGCTGCTGGCCGACATGACCACCGAAGAGAAGGTGGCGACAGTGACCGGGTCGGACATGTGGCACACCCGAGCCAACGATCGTCTCGGAATCCCGAAGATGAAGGTCACCGATGGGCCGAACGGGGCGCGCGGTGACGGGCTGATGGGCACAGGGGCGATGACGGCCTGCATCCCCTCGGGCGCCGCGCTCGGCGCGACGTGGGATCCGGCTCTGGTCGAGCGACTCGGCGAGGTGCTGGGCGACGAGGCGCGGGCGAAGAAGGCCCACGTGCTGCTCGCGCCGACGATCAACCTCCATCGTTCGCCGAAGGGCGGCCGGAACTTCGAGTGCTACAGCGAGGACCCCGTGCTGACCGGTCGGCTCGCCACAGCGTTCGTCGAGGGCGTGCAGTCGAAGGGCGTCGCCACGACGCCGAAGCACTTCGTGGGCAACGACTCCGAGTTCGAGCGGAACTCGATCGACACACAGGTCGACGAGCGCACGCTGCGCGAGGTCTACCTGGTGCCCTTCGAGCACGCGGTCAAGGACGGTGGTGCCTGGGGGGTCATGAGCGCCTACAACCGGCTCAACGGCACCTTCTGTTCGGAGAGTGAGTGGCTCCTCACGTCGGTCCTGCGCGACGACTGGGGGTTCGACGGGTTCGTGGTCACCGACTGGTTCGCGGCTCGCTCGACGGTCGCCATGGCCGACGCCGGTCTCAGCCTCGAGATGCCCGGCGAGGGAAAGTTCTACGGTCCTGCCCTGCTCGCGGCGATCGAGGCGGGCGAGGTCGCCACCGCGGCGCTCGACCGGATCACGCTCGACGTGCTGCGCGCGATGGAACGCACCGGGGCCCTGGACGGCGACGGCGACTTCACGGAAGAGACCCTCGACCGCGCCGAGGACCGGGCGGTCATCCGGGCTGCGGCTGCGGCCGGTTCTGTGCTCCTGCGCAACGACGGCATTCTCCCCCTCGACGGCGGATCACTCACCAAGATCGCGATGATCGGGCCCAACGCCTTCAGCGCCAAGGTGATGGGTGGCGGCTCGGCCAAGGTCAACTCGTATCGGGCGACATCACCGTTCGACGCGCTGGCCGAACGGCTTCCCGGTGTCGAGGTGAACTGGGAGAAGGGCAGCGACATCGACCGGACCACGCCGCCGCTCGGCCGTCCGCTGGTCGACGGCAAGGTGTCGTTTGCGTACCACGACGGGCAGGACCTCGAGGGCGACCCGGTCGTCACCCTGCAGCGGTCGACGCTCGAGATGCTGGCCTTCGGCCCGCCGGCGGAGGGTGTGTCGGCGGAATCCTTCTCGGTCCGGGCGTCGTGCACCGTCGTGCCTGCGGTCGACGGTCTCCACGAGTTCCGATTGGTGCAGTGCGGGCGGGCCCGGGTGCTCGTCGACGGCGAGGTCGTCATCGACGCGACCCAGGGCGACGTGCCCTCGGGTACCGCGTACTTCGGATTCGGCAGCGCAGAGATCCCTGGCCCGCTCGAGCTCAGGGCCGGGGTGCCGGTCGAGGTGGTGGTCGAGTTCTCGAACCGCGACGCGGTCCTGCTCGGTGGCTTCACCGTCGGCGTGGTCACCCTGGTCGAGGAGGACCTGCTCGGCCGGGCCGAAACGCTCGCCGCCACCAGCGACATCGCCATCGTCGTGGTCGGCACCAACGACGACTGGGAGACCGAGGGCCGCGATCGCGACCTCTGGGAACTCCCGGGCGATCAGCCCGAACTGATCCGGCGGGTGTGCGCGGCCAACCCCCGCACGATCGTGGTGGTGAACGTCGGCGCCCCCCACGACATGAGTTGGCTCGATGCGCCCGCCGCGGTGCTCAGCGTCGGGTTCGGCGGACAGGAACTCGGCGATGCGGTGGTCGACATGCTGCTCGGCGACGTGGAACCGAGTGGCCGGGCACCCACGACGATCGGCGCCCGCTACGAACACTTCGCGGCCTACCCGAACTATCCGGGTGAGAACAGCGTGGTGCGCTACGGCGAGGGCCTGTTCGTCGGCCATCGTTTCCACGACGTCATGGACATCGAGCCCGCGGTGGCCTTCGGTTCCGGCCTCGGCTACACGAGCTTCTCGATCGGTGCGCCCCGTGGTGCCACCCACGCCGCACCGGGCGACACGATCACGGTGGCCGTCGATGTCACCAACACCGGTGATCGGTCGGGGTCCGAAGTGGTGCAGGTCTATGTCGAGCCGATCGACCCGTCGGTGCTCCGCCCCGTGCGGGAGCTCAAGGCCTTCCGCAAGATCACGCTGGAGCCGGGGGCCACCGAAACGGTGACGCTCGAGCTCGATCCGCGCGCGTTCGCGTACTACGACGTCGGCGATCAGGAGTGGGAGAGCCTTCAGGCAGGTATGCCGGTGCCGGCCCACGGCGACACCCGGCATCGTCAGACCGCAGGATGGTACGTCGACCCCGGCCGCTACCGGATCGTCGTCGGTCGCTCGTCCCGGGAGTTCGCCGGCGATCTGTTGGTCACTCTCGACGGCGAGGAGGCGTTCCTCGATCGCTGA
- the msrA gene encoding peptide-methionine (S)-S-oxide reductase MsrA, protein MRFGRDKQTMPEPADALPGRPDPVPVPDAHLVLGTPLDGPYPDGMETALFGLGCFWGAEKFFWGLDGVHTTAVGYAGGFTPNPTYEEVCTGRTGHNEVALVVFDPSVVSYEQLLKVFWEVHDPTQFMRQHNDIGTQYRSEIYVYSDEQRATAEASKARYQDALSSRGFGEIETTIVDAPTFYFAEPYHQQYLHRNPGGYCNHGVCQVPYALAET, encoded by the coding sequence ATGCGTTTCGGACGCGACAAGCAGACCATGCCCGAGCCGGCGGACGCCCTGCCCGGTCGTCCCGATCCGGTGCCGGTTCCCGACGCCCACCTGGTCCTGGGGACGCCGCTCGACGGGCCCTACCCCGACGGGATGGAGACGGCGTTGTTCGGCCTCGGCTGTTTCTGGGGGGCCGAGAAGTTCTTCTGGGGCCTCGACGGCGTCCACACGACAGCCGTCGGCTACGCGGGCGGCTTCACGCCGAATCCCACCTATGAAGAGGTGTGCACCGGGCGCACCGGTCACAACGAGGTGGCGTTGGTGGTGTTCGACCCCAGCGTGGTCTCCTACGAGCAGCTCCTGAAGGTCTTCTGGGAGGTCCACGACCCCACCCAGTTCATGCGTCAGCACAACGACATCGGCACCCAGTACCGCAGCGAGATCTACGTCTACTCCGACGAGCAGCGGGCGACGGCCGAGGCGAGCAAGGCCCGCTACCAGGACGCGTTGAGCAGCCGCGGTTTCGGCGAGATCGAGACCACCATCGTCGATGCGCCGACGTTCTATTTCGCCGAGCCGTACCACCAGCAGTATCTCCACCGGAACCCCGGCGGCTACTGCAACCACGGCGTCTGCCAGGTCCCCTACGCCCTTGCCGAGACCTGA